In Arachis stenosperma cultivar V10309 chromosome 1, arast.V10309.gnm1.PFL2, whole genome shotgun sequence, one DNA window encodes the following:
- the LOC130974113 gene encoding zinc finger BED domain-containing protein RICESLEEPER 2-like, translating into MKICGDAVSKIREGIKFLRKSESRMVKFKECFEDIEGLEYTTALCLDVPTRWNSLYAMLASAIPYKKAFEMYKVKEAGFREFCPSSDEWRRTEKICDFLLPFYETTKLMSGTSYPTSNLYFLQVWQIQLILMNSLKNDEVLIRNMGEKMMIKFNKYWEEYSVVLAFGAVLDPRFKLNTLVHCYNEIDPISAKDKVELVKSKLYKLFEVYDQNSSTTVESSSQLSSNFSQATSSAIGTQLIKIVGDLMSRNQEAEVKSGKNQLDIYLSEATLFCNDAIIDVLQWWKDNHHRFPTLSLMARDLLSIPITTVASESAFSMGSHVLNKYRSRLLSDNVEAVICTRNWIRGYDDFEEDKDQEDIAKGEGYSSGVGSNDVIDLYEDEDEN; encoded by the exons ATGAAAATATGTGGTGATGCAGTGTCTAAGATTAGAGAGGGTATTAAGTTTCTGAGAAAATCTGAAAGTCGAATGGTTAAGTTTAAAGAATGTTTTGAAGATATTGAGGGACTTGAGTATACGACTGCATTATGTTTAGATGTTCCTACTAGGTGGAATTCACTTTATGCAATGCTTGCAAGTGCTATTCCTTATAAGAAAGCTTTTGAAATGTATAAAGTAAAAGAAGCTGGGTTTAGGGAGTTTTGTCCTTCATCAGATGAGTGGAGAAGAACTGAAAAGATATGTGATTTCTTGTTACCATTTTATGAAACTACCAAGTTGATGTCTGGAACTTCTTACCCAACATCCAACTTGTATTTTTTACAAGTTTGGCAAATCCAGCTGATTTTAATGAATAGTTTGAAGAATGATGAAGTGCTTATAAGGAACATGGGAGAAAAAATGATGATTAAGTTCAATAAATATTGGGAAGAATACAGTGTTGTTCTTGCATTTGGGGCAGTTCTTGATCCTAGATTTAAACTCAACACTTTGGTTCATTGCTATAATGAGATTGATCCTATTAGTGCTAAAGACAAAGTGGAGCTTGTGAAGAGTAAGTTATACAAGCTGTTTGAGGTTTATGATCAAAATTCCTCTACAACTGTAGAGAGTTCTTCCCAACTTTCAAGTAATTTTTCTCAAGCAACATCTTCTGCAATTGGAACTCAACTTATTAAAATTGTTGGT GATTTGATGTCCCGTAATCAAGAAGCTGAAGTGAAAAGTGGAAAGAACCAATTGGATATTTATTTGAGTGAGGCAACATTATTTTGCAATGATGCAATCATTGATGTTTTGCAATGGTGGAAAGACAACCATCATCGTTTTCCAACCCTATCACTAATGGCACGAGATTTGTTGAGCATTCCTATTACTACTGTGGCTTCAGAATCTGCATTTAGCATGGGTTCTCATGTTTTGAATAAGTATAGAAGTCGTTTGTTGTCAGATAATGTTGAAGCGGTGATTTGCACCAGAAATTGGATTCGTGGATATGATGATTTTG AGGAAGATAAAGATCAAGAAGATATTGCAAAAGGAGAAGGCTATTCTTCAGGAGTTGGTTCCAATGATGTTATTGACTTatatgaagatgaagatgaaaattaA